One region of Microbacterium sufflavum genomic DNA includes:
- the lepB gene encoding signal peptidase I — MTTTEHQRPRRRFFRSVWFHAALALTLALIVIAFVGQPSSSSMAPTLQPGDRLIVNRLAYLAADPAPGDIVVFRPGDDWERPAASGNALVAGLNAIGETTGLRPYVLVKRVIAGPGQTVECCDADGSVLVDGVPLDEPYVVQDLPFVAGDLDCTSTPTSARCFPALTVPDDSYLVLGDNRTNSADSVYPCRGDPDADDGCARWMMRDEVFGKAGPILWPINRWGGP, encoded by the coding sequence ATGACGACGACCGAGCATCAGCGGCCGCGCCGACGCTTCTTCCGGAGTGTGTGGTTCCACGCGGCGCTCGCCCTGACGCTCGCGCTGATCGTCATCGCCTTCGTCGGGCAGCCGTCCTCGAGCTCGATGGCTCCGACCCTGCAGCCCGGCGACCGCCTCATCGTGAACCGGCTCGCCTACCTGGCCGCCGACCCCGCGCCCGGCGACATCGTGGTGTTCCGGCCCGGTGATGACTGGGAACGTCCAGCGGCCAGTGGGAATGCGCTGGTCGCGGGTCTGAACGCGATCGGCGAGACGACGGGGCTGCGGCCGTACGTGCTCGTCAAGCGCGTGATCGCGGGCCCCGGCCAGACCGTCGAGTGCTGCGACGCGGACGGCTCGGTGCTCGTCGACGGCGTGCCGCTCGACGAACCCTACGTCGTGCAGGATCTCCCCTTCGTCGCCGGCGACCTCGACTGCACGAGCACCCCTACGTCAGCGCGATGCTTCCCCGCTCTGACCGTGCCCGACGACTCCTACCTCGTACTCGGTGACAACCGTACGAACTCCGCGGACTCCGTCTACCCGTGCCGGGGAGACCCGGACGCCGACGATGGCTGTGCGCGCTGGATGATGCGGGACGAGGTGTTCGGCAAAGCCGGGCCCATCCTGTGGCCG
- a CDS encoding heparan-alpha-glucosaminide N-acetyltransferase domain-containing protein — translation MGREAEVDVKPAATSATWDGAARLVIPDVLRGVAIVAMLVAHASAFVPVKPAAAGFLTGNLSEMASPLFALVMGMSAQLVWNRGPRVPVTLLQQTIRGLFLIALGVWMASWGSWVAIVLGHLGVLLIVGAPLLLARTPWVIGVAAVVLVVGDPLVRLARGWAWAYTAPSPLHDLLDWVIMSPNYRLVNLLPFFLVGGLMIRHGLRRDRLLAVIACLAPSAYAVWGITEYLDLLRAQSGDYTDTLRDVGLVLATYVVVVLAATARGGAGRLWSTVFVPFVACGQVALSLYLLHVGLIALWNNAYGRPLENVWLGWLVIVPGMVLIGWLWWRFVGTGPVEWVMGWITGRRKPLLRSR, via the coding sequence ATGGGTCGTGAAGCCGAGGTCGACGTGAAGCCCGCCGCAACCTCAGCCACCTGGGACGGGGCCGCACGGCTCGTCATCCCCGACGTGCTGCGGGGGGTGGCGATCGTGGCCATGCTCGTAGCGCACGCGTCGGCTTTCGTGCCCGTGAAGCCCGCCGCCGCCGGCTTCCTCACCGGGAACCTCAGCGAGATGGCGTCGCCGCTCTTCGCCCTGGTCATGGGTATGTCGGCGCAGCTCGTCTGGAACCGCGGACCGCGCGTCCCCGTCACCCTCCTGCAGCAGACGATCAGAGGGCTGTTCCTGATCGCGCTCGGAGTGTGGATGGCGTCCTGGGGCTCGTGGGTGGCGATCGTGCTGGGGCATCTCGGCGTCCTGCTCATCGTCGGCGCTCCGTTGCTCCTCGCGCGCACGCCGTGGGTCATCGGGGTCGCCGCTGTGGTGCTCGTAGTCGGTGACCCGCTCGTGCGACTGGCCCGCGGATGGGCATGGGCGTACACCGCGCCGAGCCCGCTCCACGACCTGCTGGACTGGGTGATCATGAGCCCCAACTATCGGCTCGTGAACCTCCTGCCGTTCTTCCTGGTCGGCGGGCTCATGATCCGGCACGGCCTGCGTCGCGATCGCCTGCTGGCGGTGATCGCGTGCCTCGCGCCTTCCGCATATGCCGTGTGGGGCATCACCGAGTATCTCGATCTGTTGCGCGCGCAGTCCGGCGACTACACCGACACGCTCCGCGACGTCGGGCTGGTACTCGCCACGTACGTGGTGGTGGTGCTCGCCGCGACGGCGCGCGGGGGCGCGGGGCGTCTCTGGAGCACGGTGTTCGTGCCGTTCGTGGCGTGCGGGCAGGTGGCGCTGTCGTTGTACCTGCTGCACGTGGGCCTGATCGCCCTGTGGAACAACGCCTACGGTCGTCCGCTCGAGAACGTCTGGCTCGGGTGGCTCGTGATCGTGCCCGGCATGGTGCTCATCGGTTGGCTGTGGTGGCGCTTCGTGGGCACCGGACCGGTCGAGTGGGTCATGGGCTGGATCACGGGGCGCCGCAAGCCGTTGCTGCGTTCCCGCTGA
- a CDS encoding MauE/DoxX family redox-associated membrane protein has product MTAFVLPLAVFLAAVFAASAIGKLRASDRGLGAFSALQIRVRRPQIAAALLITAEALVAVALLATSGWMFVAASAAALALTAGLLLVTIRAHRLGATDDCGCFGDWMPAAIGPRLIARNIVLVVVAAALVVAAAVAAAGGAPLGLPAALAGGRPAVGIAIGALGAGLLIAAGTAAIVRASRGDAPVTAPPARGAGAVLLPASDEVIDLLAATARARLLVFVSPGCRACADVLASLGAAEGPLSALVDVYAVQRVSNASGALQPAHALPRTTRFAVDVGGSLSTILGTGRATPVAALIGTDGAQAGPLAVGTDEVDELIRSLLALADQPS; this is encoded by the coding sequence ATGACCGCGTTCGTCCTGCCCCTGGCGGTGTTCCTCGCCGCCGTGTTCGCCGCGAGCGCGATCGGCAAGCTGCGTGCCTCCGATCGCGGCCTCGGCGCATTCTCGGCGCTGCAGATCCGGGTGCGGCGTCCTCAGATCGCCGCCGCGCTCCTGATCACCGCCGAAGCGCTCGTGGCCGTCGCGCTCCTGGCGACGTCGGGCTGGATGTTCGTCGCGGCGAGCGCGGCAGCGCTCGCCCTCACGGCCGGCCTGCTCCTCGTGACGATCCGCGCGCATCGCCTCGGGGCGACGGACGACTGCGGGTGCTTCGGCGACTGGATGCCCGCCGCGATCGGGCCGCGCCTCATCGCACGCAACATCGTGCTGGTCGTCGTGGCGGCGGCTCTCGTCGTGGCGGCTGCGGTCGCCGCGGCGGGCGGCGCACCGCTCGGGCTGCCGGCAGCCCTCGCGGGCGGCCGGCCGGCCGTCGGCATCGCCATCGGCGCCCTCGGTGCCGGTCTGCTGATCGCCGCAGGCACCGCGGCCATCGTGCGGGCATCGAGGGGCGATGCGCCCGTGACGGCGCCCCCGGCGCGCGGTGCCGGCGCCGTGCTGCTGCCGGCCTCCGATGAAGTGATCGATCTGCTCGCCGCGACGGCCCGCGCACGGCTTCTCGTGTTCGTGTCACCCGGCTGTCGCGCCTGCGCCGACGTCCTGGCCTCCCTGGGCGCCGCAGAAGGCCCGCTGAGCGCGCTTGTGGACGTGTACGCGGTCCAGCGCGTGTCGAACGCGTCCGGGGCCCTTCAGCCGGCGCATGCGCTCCCCCGCACGACGCGCTTCGCGGTGGACGTGGGCGGCTCGCTCTCGACGATCCTCGGCACGGGTCGTGCCACGCCGGTCGCCGCCCTCATCGGCACCGACGGCGCGCAGGCGGGTCCGCTCGCGGTCGGCACCGACGAGGTCGACGAGCTGATCCGCAGCCTGCTCGCGCTCGCCGATCAACCGTCGTGA
- a CDS encoding helix-turn-helix domain-containing protein translates to MKTKIAHSIDDRELSQHGVRRVGDRPGLRSRVRTSGGVMLLGIGGGTSELSIDTVAVYPDHSVFAFVETQGMWSRVDGEPWVETEGGLVIAPHGVARRLRWAGAWRLVAALVPRSAIASFAPSLPAGASVYPDRRLLDSSMQRFVAGLLDADTPASAIEQYAIEQLVMEMSGALLLDRIGGATGQGTPHEVLRERAIAVIAQQCGDPALNPERVAREVQSSLRQLQLVFSEAGNSVAGEIRRQRARLAHSLLMDSRYDVLSIDQIAQRAGFQSPMSLRRALDESYACTPRALRSARRA, encoded by the coding sequence GTGAAGACCAAGATCGCCCACTCGATCGACGATCGCGAGCTCTCTCAGCACGGCGTGCGCCGTGTCGGCGACCGGCCGGGACTGCGCTCCCGGGTGCGCACCTCTGGCGGCGTCATGCTGCTCGGCATCGGCGGCGGAACGTCGGAGCTCAGCATCGACACCGTCGCGGTCTATCCCGATCACTCGGTGTTCGCGTTCGTCGAGACGCAGGGCATGTGGTCCCGCGTCGACGGCGAACCGTGGGTGGAGACGGAGGGCGGACTGGTCATCGCTCCGCACGGGGTGGCCCGCCGTCTGCGCTGGGCGGGGGCATGGCGGCTCGTGGCGGCGCTGGTGCCGCGCTCCGCGATCGCGTCGTTCGCCCCCTCGCTGCCTGCCGGCGCCAGCGTCTACCCCGACCGACGGCTGCTCGACTCCTCGATGCAGCGCTTCGTCGCCGGTCTGCTCGACGCCGACACCCCGGCATCGGCCATCGAGCAGTACGCGATCGAACAGCTGGTGATGGAGATGAGCGGCGCACTGCTGCTCGACCGCATCGGCGGCGCCACCGGCCAGGGCACACCGCACGAGGTGCTGCGCGAGCGCGCCATCGCCGTGATCGCCCAGCAGTGCGGTGACCCGGCACTCAACCCGGAGCGCGTGGCCCGCGAGGTGCAGTCGTCGCTGCGCCAGCTGCAGCTGGTGTTCTCGGAGGCGGGCAACAGCGTGGCCGGCGAGATCCGCCGCCAGCGCGCCCGGCTCGCCCACTCCCTGCTGATGGACAGCCGGTACGACGTGCTCAGCATCGACCAGATCGCGCAGCGCGCCGGCTTCCAATCGCCGATGAGTCTCCGTCGCGCCCTCGACGAGTCGTACGCGTGCACCCCTCGCGCGCTGCGTTCCGCACGCCGCGCGTAG
- a CDS encoding ATP-binding protein, translating to MSDRILVAAIGAVIEIDVEGRRSGFAGRVREAWTDALTAADGEASAVVAVRPELDDDAALAMLSTDVTLAALEKRRGDPLWMLHAAGLADAEGRVVVLSAASGTGKTTAARHLSRRFAYVSDETVGVADDGSVVAYRKPLSVIEPSSPHKVQVAPSRLHEGPPLAAGLRVAAIVVIDRREDGPDVPEVERLDIATALELLAPQTSYLSDMPAPLHLVRDLLAAVGGAVRIRYREAASLDGAIDDLLRSASRRPVADATGRAPLDPTELTGSGVYGRTVVIDALDLEDGRLALLRRSETGSRVHVLDGIGPTVWHAASGLTVDEITDQVVAAHGRPGDADPRALVQAAIDRLHADGLLRASGVQTGA from the coding sequence ATGTCCGACCGCATCCTGGTCGCCGCGATCGGCGCCGTCATCGAGATCGACGTCGAGGGACGGAGGAGCGGATTCGCCGGGCGGGTGCGCGAAGCCTGGACCGACGCCCTCACCGCCGCGGACGGAGAGGCGTCCGCGGTCGTCGCGGTGCGTCCGGAGCTCGACGACGACGCGGCCCTCGCGATGCTGTCCACCGATGTCACGCTGGCCGCGCTCGAGAAGCGACGCGGCGATCCGCTGTGGATGCTGCACGCTGCGGGGCTCGCCGACGCCGAGGGACGGGTCGTCGTGCTCAGTGCGGCATCGGGAACCGGGAAGACGACTGCGGCACGGCACCTCTCGCGGCGCTTCGCCTACGTGAGCGACGAGACGGTCGGGGTGGCCGACGACGGCAGCGTGGTGGCCTACCGGAAGCCGCTGTCGGTCATCGAGCCTTCCTCACCGCACAAAGTGCAGGTGGCGCCTTCACGACTGCACGAGGGGCCTCCGCTCGCCGCCGGACTGCGCGTCGCCGCGATCGTGGTGATCGACCGTCGGGAAGACGGCCCTGATGTGCCGGAGGTCGAGCGCCTCGACATCGCGACGGCGCTGGAGCTGCTCGCCCCGCAGACCAGCTATCTCAGCGACATGCCCGCACCACTGCATCTCGTGCGCGATCTTCTCGCCGCCGTGGGCGGTGCGGTCCGCATCCGCTATCGGGAGGCGGCGTCGCTCGACGGGGCGATCGACGATCTCCTGCGCTCCGCATCGCGGCGGCCGGTCGCCGATGCAACCGGCCGTGCGCCTCTCGACCCGACGGAGCTCACCGGATCGGGTGTCTACGGGCGCACGGTCGTGATCGACGCGCTGGACCTCGAAGACGGTCGACTGGCTCTGCTGCGTCGGTCGGAGACAGGGAGCCGGGTACACGTGCTCGACGGCATCGGTCCTACGGTGTGGCACGCGGCGTCAGGACTCACGGTGGACGAGATCACGGACCAGGTCGTCGCGGCGCACGGACGACCCGGCGACGCGGACCCTCGCGCGCTCGTGCAGGCCGCGATCGACCGACTGCACGCCGACGGCCTGCTCCGCGCGTCCGGCGTCCAGACCGGGGCCTGA
- a CDS encoding polysaccharide biosynthesis tyrosine autokinase: MELSDYFRILRAHWIVILIATIVGAGLAFGWSALQPKVYSADTTGIVTAVGGDGTSGSALVGNQLAQSRVKSYLNLGSWRAVAEHAIDELNLDATPESLVDSVTVTNPLDTTALMVTAKGPTPEAAQELAEAWMRGMAAEIQQLEGGDESTPAAVTLIVGDSARLPSAPSSPNTRMNVIIGALVGLAAGLIYAFIRHTVDRRVRHPRDIERETGVSVIGTLPLEKTMAGERQVIDFSLDTQHGVSHHTIESMRELRTNLQFIDVDNPPRVIVVTSSVPGDGKSTVAVNLASSLAAAGQWAILIDCDLRRPVIADIFGMSPDVGLTDILAGRAELQDVAHRPSRDMPLAVVGAGRVPPNPSELLGSHRMRDFLAEISKTAIVILDSPPVLPVTDAAVLAAGADGVLIVVSSGKTTFDMLHRAIANISRTTGRVLGVVLNKVPRTGAESAYYGREYYGSYERYGREDEAPAESIPMPEPGVRRRGQA; this comes from the coding sequence TTGGAACTCAGCGACTACTTCCGCATCCTGCGCGCGCACTGGATCGTCATCCTGATCGCGACGATCGTGGGCGCGGGCCTCGCCTTCGGGTGGAGCGCCCTGCAGCCGAAGGTGTACTCGGCCGACACGACCGGAATCGTCACAGCGGTCGGCGGCGACGGCACCAGCGGGTCGGCGCTCGTCGGCAACCAGCTGGCGCAGAGCCGCGTGAAGTCATACCTCAACCTCGGCTCCTGGCGCGCCGTCGCGGAGCACGCGATCGACGAGCTGAACCTCGACGCGACACCGGAATCGCTCGTCGACAGCGTCACGGTGACGAACCCGCTCGACACGACCGCGCTGATGGTCACGGCCAAGGGCCCGACGCCCGAGGCCGCGCAGGAGCTCGCCGAGGCATGGATGCGCGGCATGGCCGCCGAGATCCAGCAGCTCGAAGGCGGTGACGAATCCACCCCGGCCGCGGTGACCCTGATCGTGGGCGACTCTGCCCGCCTCCCCAGTGCGCCGTCGTCGCCGAACACGCGCATGAACGTGATCATCGGCGCCCTGGTCGGCCTCGCCGCGGGCCTGATCTACGCGTTCATCCGTCACACGGTCGACCGCCGCGTGCGTCACCCGCGCGACATCGAGCGTGAGACGGGCGTCTCGGTCATCGGCACTCTGCCGCTCGAGAAGACGATGGCGGGTGAGCGTCAGGTGATCGACTTCTCGCTCGACACCCAGCACGGCGTCTCGCACCACACGATCGAGTCGATGCGCGAACTGCGCACGAACCTGCAGTTCATCGACGTCGACAACCCGCCGCGCGTGATCGTCGTCACCAGCTCGGTCCCCGGTGACGGAAAGTCCACCGTGGCGGTCAACCTGGCCTCCAGCCTCGCGGCCGCGGGCCAATGGGCGATCCTGATCGACTGCGACCTGCGCCGACCGGTCATCGCCGACATCTTCGGTATGTCGCCCGACGTGGGGCTCACCGACATCCTCGCCGGCCGCGCGGAGCTGCAGGACGTGGCCCACCGCCCGAGCCGCGACATGCCGCTCGCCGTGGTGGGTGCCGGTCGCGTACCGCCGAACCCGAGCGAGCTGCTCGGATCGCACCGCATGCGCGACTTCCTCGCCGAGATCAGCAAGACCGCGATCGTCATCCTCGACTCTCCGCCCGTGCTGCCCGTCACCGATGCGGCCGTGCTCGCCGCCGGGGCAGACGGCGTGCTCATCGTGGTGTCGTCGGGCAAGACCACGTTCGACATGCTGCATCGTGCCATCGCGAACATCAGCCGCACCACGGGCCGCGTGCTCGGCGTCGTGCTGAACAAGGTGCCCCGCACGGGCGCCGAGTCGGCGTATTACGGCCGCGAGTACTACGGGTCCTACGAGCGCTATGGCCGGGAGGACGAGGCTCCCGCCGAGTCGATCCCGATGCCGGAGCCCGGCGTGCGTCGTCGCGGGCAGGCCTGA
- a CDS encoding arsenate reductase/protein-tyrosine-phosphatase family protein — protein sequence MSRREWREHQASGDAPAAGPIAAPFLGGPVGDDDRPLTILTVCTGNICRSPLAEVLLRARLEPLGVKVHSAGTHALVGHAMTEPAQQLAIDAGARADAAAGHSARYLREPLLLQADLVLTMAREHSAHAIRMVPSRIRRTFTAREFARLCAGVGETAAQQAADAGGTTPRARFAALLSLLAEQRGFAASADENDDVIDPYRRSAATYAKSAGQLLPALDEVERMVRASLA from the coding sequence ATGAGCCGCAGGGAATGGCGAGAGCACCAGGCGTCGGGCGACGCGCCGGCGGCCGGTCCGATCGCCGCTCCGTTCCTGGGCGGGCCGGTGGGCGACGACGACCGTCCGCTCACCATCCTCACCGTCTGCACGGGCAACATCTGCCGCTCCCCCTTGGCCGAGGTGCTGTTGCGCGCGCGCCTGGAACCGCTGGGGGTGAAGGTGCACAGTGCGGGGACGCACGCCCTCGTCGGCCACGCCATGACCGAGCCGGCCCAGCAGCTCGCGATCGATGCGGGGGCCCGCGCCGACGCCGCAGCAGGACACAGCGCCCGTTACCTGCGCGAGCCACTGCTCCTGCAGGCCGACCTCGTGCTCACGATGGCTCGCGAACACAGCGCACATGCGATCCGCATGGTGCCGAGCCGGATCCGGCGCACCTTCACAGCCCGTGAGTTCGCTCGTCTCTGTGCGGGGGTCGGCGAGACCGCGGCGCAGCAGGCGGCGGACGCCGGGGGCACGACCCCCCGCGCGCGCTTCGCGGCGCTGCTCTCCCTGCTCGCCGAGCAGCGCGGATTCGCCGCATCGGCCGATGAGAACGACGACGTGATCGACCCCTATCGCCGCTCCGCGGCCACGTACGCGAAGTCCGCCGGACAGCTCCTGCCCGCGCTCGACGAGGTGGAGCGGATGGTACGAGCCTCCCTCGCCTAG
- a CDS encoding VanZ family protein, protein MTSPTAVRARPGAVAARVALAAYLLFVGFTVWLPATVSAKVTGLVGIVARWVADAGIASYYQSAFVLEILANVVLFIPVGLLLPFVWSRLRLWQIVLIGGLMSVLIESVQGLMPSRFPTLSDVIANTTGTLIGALAAMVLVWMFASGRAPEHHRSAA, encoded by the coding sequence ATGACCTCCCCCACCGCCGTCCGCGCGCGCCCCGGTGCCGTCGCGGCCCGCGTGGCACTGGCTGCCTACCTGCTGTTCGTGGGCTTCACCGTATGGCTGCCCGCGACCGTGTCGGCCAAGGTCACCGGGCTGGTGGGGATCGTCGCGAGGTGGGTCGCCGATGCGGGCATCGCCTCGTACTACCAGAGCGCCTTCGTGCTCGAGATCCTGGCGAACGTGGTGCTGTTCATCCCGGTCGGTCTCCTGCTGCCGTTCGTGTGGTCCCGATTGCGGTTGTGGCAGATCGTGCTGATCGGCGGGCTCATGAGCGTGCTGATCGAATCGGTGCAGGGACTGATGCCCTCCCGCTTCCCGACCCTGAGCGACGTGATCGCGAACACCACGGGCACCCTCATCGGCGCGCTGGCGGCGATGGTGCTGGTGTGGATGTTCGCCTCCGGCCGCGCCCCGGAACACCACAGGTCCGCGGCATGA
- a CDS encoding Ppx/GppA phosphatase family protein: protein MRLGVLDIGSNTVHMLAADVRPGGRPLATTSDRTVLRLMRYLTPDGAISEEGVTALEAAVAQARRVAEAERVDELLATATSAVRDARNGAEVIARIEAALGQPLQVLDGETEAELTFLAVRRWFGWSAGQLLLLDIGGGSLEIAAGAEELPDAAASVPLGAGRMTVQFLPDDPPGEADVERLRAHAETTLAEVLPRFRALPRPDHVVGSSKAIRSLARLVGYPAPGWSGSDRMLLPRAALGSWIPRLARLPASARQELPGITPDRTFQIVAAAVSLHTAMTALEVDELEVSPWALREGVLLRYIEQHSDDHGS from the coding sequence GTGCGCCTGGGAGTCCTCGACATCGGATCCAACACCGTCCACATGCTCGCGGCCGACGTGCGTCCCGGCGGCCGCCCGCTCGCGACGACCAGCGACCGGACGGTGCTGCGCCTCATGCGCTACCTCACCCCCGACGGCGCCATCTCGGAGGAGGGCGTCACCGCGCTCGAGGCCGCCGTGGCCCAGGCCCGCCGCGTCGCCGAGGCGGAGCGGGTCGACGAGCTGCTCGCCACCGCGACGAGCGCCGTGCGCGACGCCCGCAACGGCGCCGAGGTCATCGCCCGCATCGAAGCCGCGCTCGGGCAGCCGCTGCAGGTGCTCGACGGCGAGACCGAGGCGGAGCTGACGTTCCTCGCGGTGCGGCGGTGGTTCGGGTGGTCGGCCGGACAGCTGCTGCTGCTCGACATCGGCGGCGGCTCGCTGGAGATCGCCGCGGGGGCGGAGGAGCTGCCCGACGCCGCCGCCTCCGTCCCGCTGGGCGCCGGCCGCATGACCGTGCAGTTCCTCCCCGACGACCCGCCCGGCGAAGCCGACGTCGAGCGGTTGCGCGCGCACGCCGAGACGACGCTCGCCGAGGTGCTGCCCCGGTTCCGCGCCCTGCCCCGCCCCGACCACGTCGTCGGATCGTCGAAGGCCATCCGCTCGCTCGCCCGTCTGGTGGGCTACCCGGCGCCCGGGTGGTCGGGCAGCGACCGGATGCTGCTGCCCCGCGCGGCGCTCGGCTCCTGGATCCCGCGGCTCGCCCGCCTGCCCGCCTCGGCCAGACAGGAGCTGCCGGGCATCACCCCCGACCGCACCTTCCAGATCGTCGCTGCCGCGGTCTCGCTGCACACCGCGATGACGGCACTCGAGGTCGACGAGCTCGAGGTGTCGCCCTGGGCGCTGCGCGAGGGGGTGCTGCTGCGGTACATCGAGCAGCACAGCGACGACCACGGAAGCTGA
- the coaA gene encoding type I pantothenate kinase, whose translation MVHVTPDPTLPLSPYREIGRAEWARLAAGLDQPLTETEVVELRGIGDRLDLTEVREVYLPLSRLLSLYASATKQLGAATSTFLQEDDSTTPFVVGVAGSVAVGKSTIARLLRELMSRWPGTPRVELVTTDGFLYPNAELERRGLMDRKGFPESYDRRALIEFLTEVKSGAPEVRAPFYSHMRYDIVPDAHVVVRRPDVVIVEGLNVLQPPPAPNDVAVSDLFDFSIFVDAETSHIEKWYVDRFLALRQGAFSNPSSYFNVFAHLTDEEAITTALGYWNEINMPNLVENVMPTRHRARLVLRKGPDHDVESVLLRKL comes from the coding sequence ATGGTGCACGTGACCCCCGACCCCACGCTGCCGTTGTCGCCGTACCGGGAGATCGGCCGAGCCGAGTGGGCGCGTCTGGCCGCGGGCCTCGACCAGCCCCTCACCGAGACCGAGGTCGTGGAGCTGCGCGGCATCGGCGACCGGCTCGACCTCACCGAGGTGCGCGAGGTGTACCTGCCGCTGAGCCGCCTGCTGAGCCTCTACGCCTCGGCGACCAAGCAGCTCGGCGCGGCGACCTCGACCTTCCTGCAGGAGGACGACAGCACGACGCCGTTCGTGGTCGGCGTCGCCGGATCGGTCGCGGTCGGCAAGTCCACGATCGCCCGGCTGCTGCGCGAGCTCATGAGCCGCTGGCCGGGCACGCCGCGCGTCGAGCTGGTGACCACCGACGGCTTCCTCTATCCGAACGCCGAGCTGGAGCGCCGCGGGCTCATGGACCGCAAGGGCTTCCCCGAGTCGTACGACCGGCGCGCGCTGATCGAGTTCCTGACCGAGGTCAAGAGCGGCGCCCCCGAGGTGCGCGCGCCGTTCTACTCCCACATGCGCTACGACATCGTGCCCGACGCGCACGTCGTGGTGCGGCGACCCGACGTGGTGATCGTGGAGGGGCTGAACGTGCTGCAGCCGCCGCCCGCGCCCAACGACGTCGCGGTCAGCGACCTGTTCGACTTCTCGATCTTCGTCGACGCCGAGACGTCGCACATCGAGAAGTGGTACGTCGACCGCTTCCTCGCGCTGCGGCAGGGCGCGTTCAGCAATCCGTCGTCCTACTTCAACGTGTTCGCGCACCTCACCGACGAGGAGGCGATCACCACGGCGCTCGGGTACTGGAACGAGATCAACATGCCCAACCTGGTCGAGAACGTGATGCCCACCCGGCATCGCGCACGCCTGGTGCTGCGCAAGGGCCCGGACCACGACGTGGAGAGCGTGCTGCTGCGCAAGCTGTGA